From Brassica oleracea var. oleracea cultivar TO1000 unplaced genomic scaffold, BOL UnpScaffold01772, whole genome shotgun sequence:
TTCTTGTCTTCTTTCATTTCTGAAAAATAGACAAGGATCATCATCTTGGACATTTTTTAAGTATAAGAATGTTTTATTTGGCTTTGTTTAAATGTTCTTAGGAAGTTTAACTggatatataaaatcaaatttatttcataGATAGAACTTTATTTCAAAGTAGtagaacaaaaacataaagCCAAAGGGAAATGCAAAGACAAAAGCAACATGATGTCGAAATCTTAATTGGCCTCTTTAAGGATATCTGAAGTCTCAAATTCAGTCTGATCATCATTGTCATGGGCTTGAACATCCTCATGGTCGAGATCATTCTCATCATCATGATGGACCCAATGGGCCAGTTGTTTCCCTTTATGCTCTCCTGGTAGAGTTTAACAAGATGACTGAGAGTTTTGCATCGGTTGGCCCAATGATTGGTCATCCCACACCGATGGCAAGAAGATTTGGTCGAGCCATGGGTTTTGAAGTCGGACTTATACCCACGGCTAGGTTGATACCCTTGGCCATTACCTCGGCCATATCCTCGGCCTCGGCTACGACCAAGGTGTTCACGTGGTTGAAACCCACAGTCACGTGGTTGAAACCAACGGTTTCGACCTTGCCATCTTCCACGGCCTCTCATACGGCCATGGTTTGACTCTTTCTTTGGAGACTCATCTTTTGGCTCTATggccgcatgtgcctcaggtaatgccTTAGCACCAGGAGGCCTCATCTCACTATTCCTCATGTGTAACTCATTGTTTTGCTCAGCCAGCAACAAACAAAAGATCAAATTTGCATAGGTGGAGAAACCCTTTTCTCGGTATTGTTGCTGAAGCAaaacattgcttgtgtggaatgTAGAGAATGTCTTCTCTAACATGTCAGCATCAGTGATAGTCTCTCCACACAGTTTCAACTTTGAGACTATCTTGAATAGAGCCGAGTTATACTCATCCACAGACTTAAAGTCTTGGATCCTTAGGTTCCTCCAATCATATAGGGCCTTTGGTAAGGGCACCGtcctctggtgatcatatccgAATTTCAGTTCTGTCAAAAGCTCCAGAGGATTCTCAACAGTGAGGTATTGGTCTTTGAGACTTTCAGCAAGGTGATAGCGTATGATTAAGATCGCACTGTATATATCCTTATCAGATGACTCATTGCCATCAGTGATACAAGCACCAAGGTTTTTGGATTTCAAGATGATCTTGGTGTCAAGTGCCCATTGAAGgtaattgtctccggagagattgaGGGCAGCATACTCAAgattgttgattttcgacatctgtaTCAAATAATCCATAAAGGGATAAGGATTCATAATAAGATGATCAATAGAGATTTTGAATGtttgaaatgtttttatatttttcaatcatCACTAATAAAATTCAATCATAAAAATCGATTTCAAGGTTGGTTTTAATAATAACTATGTGATCAAATGATAACTTTATaatcaaatgttttcaaaacaagtatttaaaatttattatatgatatactaattttaaaaacttgattatagtttataatatttgaaataaatatttactttagttaaagatttttatttaaacaatcataaaagtttttcaaaaaaaaatttcagttttcaAAATCAGACATCAATGGTCAAAAGGAGAGATGAGCAGCCGATTTTATGAATGGTTTTTAGCTAAGGGGATTTGCAatctttcaataattttgtttatgattcAAAAGGTTCTTAGAATCATGATTCATATAGATCATGgattcaagattaatatttgaGATGATTTTAGATCTAcagatttttctcttttataatatctatagatttctattgttttataagttttaggaTTCATATAAAATTCAGATTCATATAGACAGATATGTGGTGTTGGTGTTCTTAGATTTTAGGGTTAGATTATTTTACCTTTTCACCACAAGGATTCTGAATGGACCACcttaagagagagaggaagatgatCCGCGGATAGTGGAGAGAGGTGGAGAAGTGGCCGGCGTGGGGCTGGCCGGAGGAGAGGAGGTTGCCGGCGGAGAGCTTGCTCAGGTGGAGAgggtttcgtgctgataacgtgttaagatttgagagaaggtttgtgagaatgtgttgtatatttcttattgcttacaccactatatatagtggttcatacaaggtggagtcaaagggagaattgattacaaagatactctacataatgacatggtcaaactcataaagactaaggttgaatgggtcttccatgtggctggatgtaaacctccaatggactctagtcttaaACTTGTATGGtgtaggttatggaccatcgacttcatgattcataacatgaaagaCGTAATGCAATAGTTCTTGATATTGATATGATATCATAAAtgatgagaaaaaatatttttttttttgttttttttttgaaaaatgacaggtattatgatatataaatcTTAGTTTTTGTGACTATTAGACTGATGACCGTCCATtagcctgggacggatccggatatccaggaaatttagggtatccggatccggatccggatccatcggatccgtggatttaatatccggatccggattcgtggtttccggatatccgggtttcggatatccgtctcgatattctattatccgcggatatccggatccgtcaaaataattaaaaaaaaaaattttaacaaaaaatatattttttttaatataatacataaattaaatatttataaatatatttatatatgtttataatattgtaaaaactaaaatatgatattataagattaattcatgtataaatattaatatatcaaatataaatattaataaaatataaaaatttaatgtattttaaaaatacggatccggatccggatatccggacctaaaaattaagatatccggatccggattcggtttgcacggatccaagattttactatccggattcggatccggacaccCCGAATATcttattttcggagcggatccgaagcggatctcggatcgaatccggatctcggataataagtctcaggcctaccgTCCATACAGCCCAAATCCACTAACATTTATGGATTAATTgatcttttgatttttgatcAGTTCCACGTGCACAAAtgaatttaaccaaaataaatccAACCCAACCATTTGAcaactataaacaaaattaagcaGTTAAGAAATGGTCATCGTATCAATTGTTAAAAGGGAAATTTGGTCGTATAACcaccagaaaaaaaattataactaggTAACTAGCTAAAAAAAGTTGACCAAAATATTCAACatatttttacaatatataCC
This genomic window contains:
- the LOC106321489 gene encoding uncharacterized protein LOC106321489 gives rise to the protein MSKINNLEYAALNLSGDNYLQWALDTKIILKSKNLGACITDGNESSDKDIYSAILIIRYHLAESLKDQYLTVENPLELLTELKFGYDHQRTVPLPKALYDWRNLRIQDFKSVDEYNSALFKIVSKLKLCGETITDADMLEKTFSTFHTSNVLLQQQYREKGFSTYANLIFCLLLAEQNNELHMRNSEMRPPGAKALPEAHAAIEPKDESPKKESNHGRMRGRGRWQGRNRWFQPRDCGFQPREHLGRSRGRGYGRGEHKGKQLAHWVHHDDENDLDHEDVQAHDNDDQTEFETSDILKEAN